From Sphingomonas hengshuiensis, one genomic window encodes:
- a CDS encoding type II toxin-antitoxin system Phd/YefM family antitoxin — MGITSLTSREFNQDAARAKKAALHGPVFITDRGRPAHVLLSIEEYQRLIGKGPTLWDMFADKDDGGDFDFDPPKLNISFRPAEFGGD, encoded by the coding sequence ATGGGCATCACCAGCCTTACCAGCCGAGAGTTCAATCAGGACGCCGCGCGCGCCAAGAAGGCAGCGCTGCATGGCCCCGTGTTCATCACCGATCGCGGACGCCCCGCGCATGTCCTGCTCTCGATCGAGGAATATCAGCGGCTGATCGGCAAGGGGCCGACGCTATGGGATATGTTTGCGGACAAGGATGACGGCGGCGACTTCGATTTCGACCCGCCCAAGCTGAACATCAGCTTCCGCCCGGCCGAGTTCGGCGGGGATTGA
- a CDS encoding TIR domain-containing protein, with protein sequence MTGLSERFDRAAIIDALLRQPLIRRDKELAGKFADIGRPRELAPSEVLVEQGDWAKDLYFVLAGEFDAIVHGQVKQTRVAGEAVGELAGLSPSRPRTATLKATKPSFVLAIGYSELQEIVGSDVEFWKAAADAVADQLDHRNREIGAVNETPRVFVISSKEGIEVARELRKNLDSDEIQVYLWDQDTFMISDYPISALEDAIERCDFTIAVAQADDVLITREETHKVPRDNVHFEYGISIGRLGRDRSFLLVQADTKVKLASDLAGLTTLRYQGGDKDKLKRSVAKACDVARERIEFIGVRRDRKAC encoded by the coding sequence ATGACGGGACTGAGTGAGCGCTTCGACAGGGCTGCCATCATCGATGCGCTGCTGCGGCAGCCGCTGATCAGAAGAGACAAGGAGCTGGCCGGGAAGTTCGCGGACATCGGACGTCCGAGGGAACTCGCCCCGAGCGAGGTTCTGGTGGAGCAGGGAGACTGGGCGAAGGACCTGTATTTCGTGCTGGCGGGCGAGTTCGACGCGATCGTTCATGGGCAGGTCAAGCAGACGCGGGTCGCCGGCGAGGCTGTCGGTGAGCTCGCGGGGCTGAGCCCCTCTCGTCCGCGAACGGCGACGCTGAAGGCAACGAAGCCGAGCTTTGTGCTAGCCATCGGTTACTCCGAGCTCCAGGAGATCGTTGGATCGGACGTCGAGTTCTGGAAGGCTGCGGCGGATGCCGTTGCGGATCAGCTCGACCATAGAAACCGTGAGATTGGTGCCGTCAACGAGACGCCAAGGGTGTTCGTCATCTCTTCGAAGGAAGGCATTGAGGTCGCCCGCGAATTGCGTAAAAATCTCGATAGTGACGAGATCCAAGTTTATCTCTGGGATCAAGACACCTTCATGATCTCGGATTACCCGATCAGCGCGCTCGAGGATGCGATCGAGCGCTGTGACTTCACGATCGCGGTCGCCCAGGCTGACGACGTGCTGATCACCCGCGAGGAGACCCACAAGGTGCCTCGGGACAACGTTCATTTCGAATATGGCATTTCCATTGGACGTTTGGGACGCGATCGTTCCTTCCTGCTTGTTCAAGCCGATACAAAGGTCAAGCTGGCCTCCGATCTCGCTGGCCTGACGACTCTACGATATCAGGGTGGCGACAAGGACAAATTGAAGCGGTCAGTCGCGAAGGCATGTGATGTCGCGCGCGAACGCATCGAGTTCATCGGCGTCCGTCGGGATCGGAAGGCGTGTTGA
- a CDS encoding E2 domain-associated cysteine-rich protein, producing MAAYDPIGPIAALLPDFGASELHRGTGIIRISLPVPLSDGRQPVFILDVGTSGGAISVRETVPAHLPSFCPDRHINHDGTFCLFWRAVDGIEVVNPETARDWLETLVRFLQLQLRAARLRRWPDGRGRSHGAAAFYQHRAEAAAARLGEPFATDIVEGRLGTKRKGGSAEGTAIRVMKEGRRLFSVWERSRRVVNLRQPCLCPAGSGSRPVILRSCGSHAAAAADLAIELNEMAAAEREFWQSMKGSPCCGTMADCPLAGASA from the coding sequence GTGGCGGCGTATGATCCGATCGGCCCGATAGCGGCCCTTCTTCCCGATTTCGGTGCCTCGGAGCTGCATCGGGGCACAGGAATCATCCGGATCTCGCTGCCTGTTCCCCTGAGCGATGGCAGGCAGCCGGTATTCATCTTGGACGTGGGCACCTCGGGCGGCGCGATATCCGTCCGCGAGACCGTGCCGGCGCACCTGCCTTCCTTCTGTCCGGATCGGCACATCAACCACGACGGCACCTTCTGCCTGTTCTGGCGCGCGGTTGACGGCATTGAGGTCGTCAATCCGGAGACCGCGCGCGACTGGCTGGAGACGCTGGTGCGGTTCCTACAGTTGCAACTGCGTGCGGCCCGGCTGCGGCGCTGGCCCGACGGGCGTGGCCGATCCCACGGCGCAGCCGCGTTCTACCAGCACCGCGCCGAAGCCGCGGCGGCACGTCTGGGCGAGCCCTTCGCCACCGACATAGTGGAGGGGCGTCTTGGCACGAAGCGGAAGGGTGGCAGTGCCGAGGGCACCGCGATCAGGGTGATGAAGGAGGGGCGCAGGCTGTTCTCCGTCTGGGAGCGCAGCCGGCGGGTCGTGAATCTGCGGCAGCCGTGCCTCTGCCCCGCTGGGTCGGGCAGCCGTCCTGTCATTCTTAGATCGTGCGGCAGTCATGCCGCTGCTGCTGCGGATCTCGCGATTGAACTGAACGAGATGGCGGCGGCTGAGCGGGAGTTCTGGCAGTCGATGAAGGGATCTCCCTGCTGCGGGACGATGGCCGACTGCCCGCTGGCTGGAGCTTCCGCATGA
- a CDS encoding adenylate/guanylate cyclase domain-containing protein: MAKSWKHDRAADHIAKKLDDVENVTIFDYRRDMSLESIPSNKAYRVDGVHLYADILNLSDMLNVTTVEGETCHRRTLRFLNLHYRAVHRILDRCDVRRVDFHNQRLHAIVTKPYNSETDAEAKRVRRAVAVAQLIIDVLRETGDADEKIPSAEVRVGIDTGKALAVNNGRRGGREPLFLGAPANHAAKMSSGGTKAGIFLTNEARKAIGLDAVDKPVSTALSTTEIEDCQQKAALGVSKDKIVKEWEDDLERSPIGAFSFSRHTPPLRNLDITTLTPANSRRQEAASVYADIDGFTAYVAKHIDDAAEDVVRVFHVIRAELDRVLTCDFDGRRIRFIGDCLHGLLCDGTVQTTDDPETVSTATLCAGALRSSFELCLEKLEAVDIDAAGLGLAIGFEFGTMTVTRLGMQGDRVRCSVSRGVLASEQEQARCTGTETAIGASAYDAATQAVRDLFGSKRKVSGLDYNEAVEALAEKGDDTAKAVKKAAFAASAPAIAAASDRTVRPYAEGL; this comes from the coding sequence ATGGCCAAAAGCTGGAAGCACGATCGGGCTGCTGATCACATCGCCAAGAAGCTGGATGACGTCGAGAACGTGACAATCTTCGACTACCGGCGGGACATGTCGCTCGAGTCCATCCCGAGCAACAAGGCGTATCGCGTCGATGGAGTGCATCTCTATGCCGACATTTTGAACCTGTCCGACATGCTGAACGTCACGACGGTCGAGGGCGAGACCTGCCATCGCCGCACGCTGCGCTTCCTCAACCTCCACTACCGCGCTGTCCACCGCATCCTCGATCGATGCGATGTTAGACGGGTGGATTTCCATAACCAGCGTCTCCATGCGATCGTGACGAAGCCCTACAATTCCGAGACTGACGCGGAAGCCAAGCGCGTCCGTCGGGCGGTGGCGGTGGCCCAGCTCATCATCGATGTGCTGAGGGAGACCGGTGATGCTGACGAGAAGATCCCGAGTGCTGAAGTGCGCGTAGGGATCGACACGGGGAAGGCGCTGGCCGTTAACAACGGTCGGCGCGGTGGTCGCGAGCCGCTGTTCCTCGGTGCTCCGGCCAACCATGCGGCGAAGATGTCGAGCGGTGGCACCAAGGCCGGAATCTTCCTGACCAACGAGGCTCGCAAGGCGATCGGCCTCGATGCGGTGGACAAGCCCGTCTCGACTGCGCTCTCCACCACCGAGATTGAGGACTGTCAGCAGAAGGCTGCGCTGGGTGTCTCAAAAGACAAGATCGTGAAGGAGTGGGAGGATGATCTGGAGAGAAGCCCGATCGGCGCTTTCAGTTTTTCACGCCACACCCCGCCGCTGCGCAATCTGGACATCACGACGCTGACGCCGGCTAATTCGCGACGCCAGGAGGCGGCCTCGGTATACGCGGACATCGACGGCTTCACCGCCTATGTCGCGAAGCACATCGATGACGCTGCCGAGGATGTCGTCAGGGTCTTCCATGTGATCCGCGCCGAGCTCGACAGGGTACTGACCTGTGATTTCGACGGTCGGCGCATCCGTTTCATCGGGGACTGTCTGCACGGGCTTCTATGCGATGGTACTGTCCAAACCACCGACGATCCCGAGACGGTCAGCACCGCCACGCTGTGCGCGGGGGCACTGCGCTCCAGTTTCGAGTTGTGCCTAGAGAAGCTGGAGGCCGTCGACATCGACGCTGCGGGATTGGGGTTGGCCATCGGCTTCGAGTTTGGCACGATGACCGTCACGCGGCTGGGCATGCAGGGCGATCGTGTGCGCTGTTCGGTCAGCCGGGGAGTCCTAGCGTCCGAGCAGGAGCAGGCGCGGTGCACTGGCACTGAGACCGCCATCGGTGCTTCCGCATACGATGCCGCGACGCAGGCGGTCCGCGATCTTTTCGGGTCTAAGAGGAAGGTGAGCGGGCTCGACTACAACGAAGCCGTCGAGGCCCTTGCCGAGAAGGGCGACGACACCGCGAAGGCCGTCAAGAAGGCTGCGTTTGCCGCCTCCGCTCCCGCGATCGCCGCGGCCTCCGACCGCACCGTCCGTCCCTACGCTGAAGGTTTGTGA
- a CDS encoding RNA polymerase sigma factor, with product MIGQLSSGDATAIMRAAKWFAGRCGMHEDDLRQETFVRLLAGKRHVRRNFDFAREVGGIIQSIAWEEIKLVRAGRREVRPTPDGISAPALADPSPSPEALAASSRDDAAMLSEIGRLIDGDEQLQLLVEGICDKMRGEELQKLLDVDVKGLDTVRKRLRRRLQGAFPKGLGQ from the coding sequence ATGATCGGCCAGCTCTCTTCGGGCGATGCGACCGCCATCATGCGCGCGGCCAAGTGGTTCGCGGGACGGTGCGGCATGCACGAAGACGATCTCCGCCAGGAGACGTTCGTGCGTCTTCTGGCCGGCAAGCGGCACGTCCGCCGCAACTTCGACTTCGCGCGCGAAGTAGGCGGCATAATCCAGAGCATCGCTTGGGAAGAGATCAAATTGGTCAGGGCCGGACGGCGCGAGGTGCGGCCGACACCGGACGGGATATCGGCTCCCGCCCTCGCGGATCCCTCGCCCTCGCCAGAGGCATTGGCAGCATCATCCCGGGACGACGCCGCCATGCTCTCCGAGATCGGGCGCCTAATCGATGGAGACGAGCAGCTCCAACTTCTGGTGGAGGGTATCTGTGACAAGATGCGGGGCGAAGAATTGCAGAAGTTGCTCGACGTTGACGTCAAGGGCCTCGACACGGTGCGCAAACGGCTAAGACGGCGGCTGCAGGGCGCATTTCCGAAAGGACTGGGACAATGA
- a CDS encoding ImmA/IrrE family metallo-endopeptidase — translation MSAPLTAAEQALQALGVTEPAEIDLEVVALSLGAKVKYRSLKSCEARIVGQNGRAIITIDSAATPQRRRFSIGHELGHWHRHRGLCLKCRSADIGRTLSDGRRTPLTAELQADAYASDLLLPGYIFRPLAGDIDRLTLASVKSLASQFKTSLTATTIRALSTNRFPALLICHSHEGMRWFRRPPLIPDRWFPRSDLLPESPTFRMLFNGGSEPSRPTVVKASCWFDTPIAERFTVTEQAFGLPNNRIATIVELTDPKMLEM, via the coding sequence ATGAGCGCGCCATTGACGGCAGCAGAGCAGGCGCTCCAGGCCTTGGGAGTAACCGAACCAGCCGAAATCGACCTCGAGGTGGTCGCGCTCTCGTTGGGAGCCAAGGTCAAGTATCGCTCGCTGAAATCTTGCGAAGCGAGGATAGTCGGCCAGAATGGGCGGGCCATCATAACGATCGATTCCGCCGCTACTCCCCAACGTCGACGATTCTCAATTGGACATGAACTCGGACATTGGCACCGCCACCGCGGTCTCTGTCTGAAGTGCAGAAGCGCTGACATCGGACGAACGTTGAGCGACGGGCGCCGCACTCCGCTCACGGCGGAGCTTCAGGCGGACGCCTATGCTTCTGACCTTCTTCTGCCGGGCTATATCTTTAGGCCACTCGCTGGAGACATCGACCGTCTCACGCTTGCCTCGGTGAAATCGTTGGCCAGCCAATTCAAGACGAGCCTCACCGCGACGACCATCCGGGCGCTATCGACCAATCGATTTCCCGCTCTCTTGATCTGCCACTCGCATGAAGGCATGCGATGGTTCCGCCGGCCTCCGCTCATCCCTGATCGCTGGTTTCCGAGGTCAGACCTTCTGCCAGAGAGCCCGACCTTCCGAATGCTGTTTAACGGTGGATCGGAGCCCAGCCGACCGACGGTGGTGAAAGCGTCGTGCTGGTTCGATACCCCGATCGCCGAGCGCTTCACGGTAACGGAGCAGGCCTTCGGTCTGCCAAACAATCGCATCGCGACCATTGTCGAACTTACTGATCCGAAGATGCTGGAGATGTAG
- a CDS encoding IS5 family transposase, translating to MRQAGLFGLSDHMKRLSADGDPLEVLARIVDFEAFRPTLLAALGYSDGTKGGRPPYDPVVMLKVLVLAAQNNVADGRMEWLIRDRLSWLRFLGFDLGAATPDANTIRMFRERLTAVGALDTLFADFDRQLKARGYLPMGGQIVDATLVAAPKQRNTEAEKAAVKAGRSAAEIWPDEPAKARQKDTDARWTLKFAKARPTADGKPQPDIAIPSFGYKSSISICRAFGFIRKGKVTDGARYDGRMLRDVVTSDNTASDVWADTAYRSQSNERWLKAQGRVSRIHRRKPKGKPMPAHVRRGNATKSKIRARVEHVFAHQKAVMGLFIRTIGIERAKAKITLANLAFNIHRLIFHERRAAMG from the coding sequence ATGCGGCAGGCTGGGCTTTTCGGATTATCGGACCACATGAAGCGCCTTTCAGCGGACGGCGATCCGCTGGAGGTGCTGGCGCGGATCGTGGACTTTGAAGCGTTTCGGCCGACGCTGCTAGCCGCACTGGGCTATTCCGACGGTACCAAGGGTGGTCGTCCGCCCTACGATCCGGTGGTGATGCTGAAGGTACTGGTGCTGGCGGCGCAGAACAACGTGGCCGACGGGCGGATGGAATGGCTGATCCGGGATCGGTTGAGCTGGCTGCGCTTCCTGGGCTTCGACCTTGGCGCAGCGACGCCGGATGCGAACACGATCCGCATGTTCCGCGAGCGGCTGACTGCAGTCGGCGCGCTCGATACGCTGTTTGCCGATTTCGACCGCCAGTTGAAGGCGCGGGGCTATCTGCCGATGGGGGGTCAGATCGTCGACGCGACGCTGGTCGCCGCGCCCAAACAGCGCAACACCGAGGCTGAGAAAGCGGCGGTGAAGGCCGGCCGGAGCGCTGCCGAGATCTGGCCGGACGAACCCGCCAAGGCGCGTCAGAAGGACACGGATGCTCGCTGGACGCTGAAGTTCGCCAAGGCGCGACCCACCGCCGATGGCAAACCGCAGCCGGATATCGCGATCCCGAGTTTCGGGTACAAAAGCAGTATTTCGATCTGCCGGGCCTTCGGCTTCATCCGCAAGGGCAAGGTCACCGATGGCGCGCGCTACGACGGACGCATGCTGCGCGACGTCGTGACCAGCGACAACACCGCCTCGGATGTCTGGGCCGATACCGCCTATCGCAGCCAGAGCAACGAGCGCTGGCTGAAGGCACAGGGCCGGGTCAGCCGCATCCACCGCAGAAAGCCCAAGGGCAAGCCGATGCCCGCCCATGTCCGCCGCGGCAACGCCACCAAGTCGAAGATCCGGGCCCGCGTCGAGCATGTGTTCGCGCATCAGAAGGCCGTCATGGGCCTGTTCATCCGCACCATCGGCATCGAACGGGCCAAGGCCAAGATCACGCTCGCCAACCTGGCCTTCAACATCCACCGCCTGATCTTCCACGAGCGTCGCGCCGCAATGGGATAA
- a CDS encoding helix-turn-helix transcriptional regulator, which yields MTQHQPDRFLRLKEVLNRTSLSRATLYRKIQKGTFPKQVRIATRCAGWRESAVNAWMHNPIFYHVDDVC from the coding sequence ATGACCCAGCACCAACCCGACCGCTTTCTTCGCCTCAAGGAGGTGCTCAACCGCACCAGCCTGTCACGCGCGACGCTCTACCGGAAAATCCAGAAAGGGACCTTCCCCAAGCAGGTGCGTATCGCCACCCGCTGTGCGGGCTGGCGGGAGTCCGCCGTCAATGCGTGGATGCACAATCCCATCTTCTACCATGTGGACGATGTCTGCTGA
- a CDS encoding ArdC family protein: MQSNERQSLYGEVTARIIAELEQGRLPWVQPWDAARCPCTMPKNAVSARAYSGINVLILWAAAIEGGYGAQRWLTYRQAEAAGGHVRRGEKGTVVCYADRFTPKDEAEKAQGEDRAARTIAFLKRFTVFNIDQCDGLPAAMTSIPALPDPVLAIAEVDRVIAASGADFRIGGSEAYYSPVQDFVQVPPQAAFHDPVNWYRTALHELGHFTGHRSRLDRDQSGAFGSASYAKEELVAEMSAAFTCASLGIVPTVRHSDYIGSWLAVLRGDEKAIFRAASAASKAADFLLSGGEVRS, translated from the coding sequence ATGCAGAGCAACGAGCGTCAGAGCCTCTATGGCGAGGTGACGGCCCGGATCATCGCGGAGCTGGAGCAAGGCCGGTTGCCCTGGGTGCAGCCTTGGGATGCGGCGCGCTGCCCGTGTACGATGCCGAAGAACGCAGTGTCGGCCCGAGCCTATTCGGGGATTAATGTGCTGATCCTGTGGGCGGCGGCGATCGAAGGCGGATACGGTGCCCAGCGCTGGCTGACCTATCGGCAGGCCGAGGCGGCAGGCGGCCATGTCCGGCGCGGCGAAAAGGGTACGGTGGTTTGCTACGCGGACCGCTTTACCCCGAAGGACGAGGCGGAGAAAGCACAGGGCGAAGACCGGGCGGCGCGGACCATTGCGTTTCTGAAGCGCTTCACCGTGTTCAATATCGACCAGTGCGACGGCCTGCCTGCGGCGATGACCAGCATTCCGGCTTTGCCCGATCCCGTACTGGCGATTGCCGAAGTTGATCGGGTGATCGCGGCCAGCGGCGCGGATTTCCGGATCGGCGGGAGCGAGGCCTATTATTCGCCGGTGCAGGATTTTGTGCAGGTACCGCCACAGGCCGCCTTTCATGACCCGGTGAATTGGTACCGGACGGCGCTGCACGAGCTTGGCCATTTCACCGGCCATCGCAGCCGGTTGGACCGCGACCAGTCCGGCGCCTTCGGATCGGCATCGTACGCAAAGGAAGAACTCGTCGCGGAAATGTCGGCGGCGTTCACCTGCGCGTCGCTCGGCATTGTGCCCACCGTCCGACACAGCGACTATATCGGCTCCTGGCTCGCAGTGCTGCGCGGTGACGAGAAGGCGATCTTTCGGGCTGCCAGTGCGGCGAGCAAGGCGGCGGACTTCCTCCTTTCCGGTGGGGAGGTGCGGTCATGA
- a CDS encoding HEPN domain-containing protein — MRSNLDHLPPAKQRELERVVQIVFEEFDDAFALASHEWKKKGRILKVILYGSYARGNWIDEPHTAKGYKSDYDLLIIVNDKRLTDRIKYWANVDDRLMREFGITGSIKTPVNFIVHTFAEVNDGLAHGRYFFMDVARDGIALYQSEDSELHQPKPKTPHAALSMAREYFEEWMPSAAEFLVGYKFYMERGSWKKAAFLLHQATESLLHCALLVVEFYTPHVHNLGFLRAQAERLDARLTYIWPSDNRKQRGMFEKLKEAYVKARYSKHYRISEEELVWLGERVEELGRVVHEICSERITQLEATARQAG, encoded by the coding sequence ATGCGCAGCAATCTCGATCATCTTCCGCCTGCCAAGCAGCGCGAGCTGGAGCGCGTAGTGCAGATCGTCTTCGAGGAGTTCGACGACGCCTTCGCGCTCGCCAGCCACGAGTGGAAGAAGAAGGGCCGCATCCTCAAGGTCATCCTGTACGGCAGCTATGCCCGTGGCAACTGGATCGATGAGCCGCATACCGCCAAGGGCTACAAGTCCGACTATGACCTGCTGATCATCGTCAACGACAAGCGCCTGACCGACCGCATCAAATATTGGGCGAATGTCGATGACCGGCTGATGCGCGAATTCGGCATCACCGGCAGCATCAAGACCCCGGTCAATTTCATCGTGCATACCTTTGCCGAGGTGAACGACGGCCTCGCCCATGGACGCTATTTCTTCATGGACGTCGCCCGCGATGGTATCGCGCTGTACCAGAGCGAAGATAGTGAATTGCACCAACCCAAGCCGAAGACACCGCACGCGGCGCTCTCCATGGCCAGGGAGTATTTCGAGGAGTGGATGCCGAGCGCGGCCGAGTTTCTCGTTGGGTACAAATTCTACATGGAACGTGGGAGCTGGAAGAAGGCAGCCTTCCTGCTGCACCAAGCGACCGAAAGCCTCCTGCACTGCGCGCTTCTCGTGGTGGAATTCTACACACCACACGTTCACAATTTGGGGTTCCTGCGCGCACAGGCTGAGCGGCTTGATGCGCGCCTGACGTACATCTGGCCTAGCGACAACCGCAAGCAGCGCGGCATGTTCGAGAAGCTGAAGGAAGCCTATGTGAAGGCGCGATATTCGAAGCACTACCGGATCAGCGAGGAAGAGCTGGTCTGGCTCGGCGAGCGGGTCGAGGAGCTGGGCCGCGTCGTGCACGAAATTTGCTCGGAGCGCATTACCCAGTTGGAGGCGACGGCGCGGCAGGCCGGATAG
- a CDS encoding AAA family ATPase: MDTDPAARFVVISGCSGGGKSTLIDELAKRGHAVVEEPGRRIIADEIVRGGAALPWVDLAAFAQRAIEVALQDRKHAARRSGWVFFDRSLVDAVVALDHVSGERHAEPVCHAHRYHTRVFLTPPWPELFDNDADRRHDVGAAIEEYDRLRDAYPRLGYEVVLLPKIPVPARADFVLDFLGAHAN, encoded by the coding sequence ATGGATACCGATCCCGCCGCGCGGTTCGTCGTCATTTCCGGATGCTCGGGCGGCGGCAAATCAACGCTGATCGATGAGTTGGCAAAGCGCGGACACGCTGTCGTGGAAGAGCCCGGGCGGCGCATTATCGCCGACGAAATCGTGCGCGGCGGCGCGGCGCTTCCGTGGGTCGACCTCGCCGCATTCGCCCAGCGCGCGATCGAGGTGGCCTTACAGGATCGCAAACACGCCGCGCGACGTTCTGGCTGGGTGTTCTTCGACCGTAGTCTGGTCGATGCCGTCGTAGCCCTGGACCATGTCAGCGGCGAACGGCACGCCGAGCCAGTGTGTCACGCGCATCGCTATCACACCCGTGTTTTTCTGACCCCGCCCTGGCCGGAGCTATTCGATAACGACGCCGATCGTCGCCACGACGTCGGCGCGGCGATCGAGGAATATGACCGCCTGCGCGACGCCTATCCGCGCCTCGGCTATGAGGTCGTGCTTCTCCCTAAAATACCCGTCCCGGCTCGTGCCGATTTCGTCCTCGATTTTCTGGGCGCGCACGCCAACTGA
- a CDS encoding conjugal transfer protein TraD — protein sequence MKRRERTRQLIELGGLVAKAGLVELTEDDRAVILGLLTEAAARLRDGDREQMLTLWRRRGRRAFAQAEAQDRE from the coding sequence GTGAAACGGCGCGAGCGCACGAGGCAGCTGATCGAACTGGGCGGCCTCGTCGCGAAAGCAGGGCTGGTCGAGCTGACGGAGGATGACCGCGCCGTGATCTTGGGCCTGCTGACGGAGGCAGCGGCTCGGCTGCGTGATGGGGATCGCGAGCAGATGCTGACGCTCTGGCGACGGCGCGGCCGACGGGCGTTCGCACAGGCCGAAGCGCAGGATCGCGAATAG
- a CDS encoding conjugal transfer protein TraD yields MRKPRDYDADLKALADKARHLKTRKQSQLGELVMVTGADALGVEELAGALLHAAGTDAATREAWRNRGAAFFRGERQGAGRRAGREPGGTAAGDRGAEPAPGEAGAA; encoded by the coding sequence ATGCGAAAACCCCGAGACTATGATGCAGACCTGAAGGCGCTCGCCGACAAGGCGCGCCACCTGAAGACGCGCAAGCAGAGCCAGCTCGGCGAACTGGTGATGGTGACTGGCGCCGATGCGCTGGGCGTGGAGGAACTGGCCGGCGCCTTGTTGCATGCGGCCGGCACCGACGCAGCGACGCGGGAGGCGTGGCGCAACCGGGGCGCCGCTTTCTTTCGAGGTGAGCGGCAAGGCGCTGGCCGCCGCGCTGGTCGCGAGCCGGGCGGCACTGCGGCGGGCGACAGAGGGGCGGAACCGGCTCCAGGCGAAGCGGGCGCGGCATGA